The proteins below are encoded in one region of Defluviitalea raffinosedens:
- a CDS encoding peptide ABC transporter substrate-binding protein, giving the protein MKLKKQWSMFLAVVMIFGVALTACGTKDETQTVGEAGQQTEQNSESAYEGEKVLDYYLSSEPQTLDPQQMWGQPDIQVENMFMEGLMRFGKDDSSLEPGVAKGYTYDEATNTYTFELREDAKWADGTPITADDFFFAWRLAVDTSGAYSFLIADYIEGAADYAAYDKAAFLTEKDASFANLSEEDQAARIEAMTEEELNAFQAKKDELWSNVKAVAEGNNIIITLAVPAPYFPNLTAFAVYAPVKEEFYNEQNAASKYGIEAEGLLANGPWKIAEWVHKDYFKLVKNENYWNKDNINIDVINMKIVNDVETRTNLLKTGALDGSAIQSKDVPDFEDMATLEQLNLQAMINRSDFSIFYIDFNHFDNPITQNANIRKALMYAMDRTSFVEKINIGDEPALAIIPEAFPGLEKTFREENGIELFEDNNKEKAKEYLAAGLKELGMSELPTLDLLIGDGDIDQKVAEKFQADWKEIGINVNLVPLPWAERLTRLQNGDFGMSASGWGPDYPDAMTFLELFESVNPNNNGKYNNPEYDKLIQAAKQEKDAATRIQYLYDAEKIVIEDAVIAPMYYRNVHFTFKNYVTGVVIRGVGATTDFYWTDIDMNAKNAEKQQ; this is encoded by the coding sequence ATGAAACTAAAAAAACAATGGTCTATGTTCCTAGCTGTTGTTATGATTTTTGGTGTTGCATTAACAGCTTGCGGCACAAAAGATGAAACGCAAACAGTTGGTGAAGCAGGACAGCAGACAGAGCAAAACAGTGAATCCGCTTATGAGGGAGAGAAAGTATTAGATTACTACTTGTCTTCAGAACCTCAAACTTTGGATCCACAACAAATGTGGGGGCAACCAGATATACAGGTTGAAAATATGTTTATGGAAGGTTTAATGAGATTTGGTAAAGATGACTCTTCTCTTGAACCGGGGGTTGCCAAAGGTTATACCTATGATGAAGCAACCAACACTTATACTTTTGAACTTCGAGAAGATGCAAAATGGGCTGATGGAACTCCGATTACAGCCGATGATTTCTTCTTTGCATGGAGATTGGCAGTAGATACATCAGGAGCATACAGCTTCTTAATTGCTGATTATATCGAAGGCGCTGCTGACTATGCAGCATATGATAAGGCTGCTTTCTTAACAGAAAAAGATGCAAGCTTTGCAAATCTTAGTGAAGAAGATCAAGCCGCACGCATCGAAGCGATGACAGAAGAAGAATTAAATGCATTCCAGGCTAAAAAAGATGAGCTTTGGAGTAATGTAAAAGCTGTTGCAGAAGGAAATAATATTATAATTACCCTGGCAGTGCCAGCACCATATTTCCCTAACTTGACTGCATTTGCGGTATATGCACCTGTTAAAGAAGAATTCTACAATGAGCAAAATGCTGCAAGCAAATATGGTATCGAAGCAGAAGGACTTCTTGCTAACGGACCTTGGAAAATTGCAGAATGGGTTCATAAAGATTACTTTAAATTAGTTAAGAATGAAAATTACTGGAATAAAGATAACATTAATATTGATGTGATCAATATGAAAATAGTAAACGACGTAGAAACAAGAACAAACTTGTTAAAAACCGGAGCTTTAGATGGTTCTGCAATTCAATCAAAAGACGTACCTGATTTTGAAGATATGGCGACATTGGAACAATTAAATCTGCAAGCAATGATTAATCGTTCCGACTTTAGTATATTCTATATTGATTTCAACCATTTTGATAATCCAATTACACAAAATGCAAATATCCGTAAAGCATTAATGTATGCAATGGACAGAACATCTTTTGTTGAAAAAATTAATATTGGAGATGAACCAGCATTAGCAATTATTCCTGAAGCTTTCCCTGGTCTTGAAAAAACTTTCCGTGAAGAAAACGGAATAGAATTATTCGAAGATAACAATAAGGAAAAAGCTAAAGAATATTTAGCTGCAGGTCTTAAAGAATTAGGAATGAGTGAATTGCCAACCCTTGACTTACTCATCGGGGATGGAGACATTGACCAAAAAGTTGCTGAAAAGTTCCAGGCTGACTGGAAGGAAATCGGAATTAACGTAAACCTTGTTCCGCTTCCATGGGCAGAAAGATTAACAAGACTTCAAAACGGTGATTTTGGAATGAGTGCTTCCGGATGGGGCCCTGATTATCCTGATGCCATGACTTTCTTGGAATTGTTTGAATCAGTAAATCCAAACAATAACGGTAAATATAATAATCCTGAATACGACAAGTTAATTCAGGCAGCAAAGCAAGAAAAGGATGCAGCAACACGTATTCAATATCTGTATGATGCAGAGAAAATTGTTATAGAAGATGCTGTTATAGCACCAATGTACTACAGAAATGTTCATTTCACATTCAAAAACTATGTAACTGGTGTTGTAATCAGAGGAGTAGGAGCAACTACAGATTTCTATTGGACAGATATTGACATGAATGCAAAAAACGCAGAAAAGCAACAATAA
- the rph gene encoding ribonuclease PH, whose translation MERVDKREYGMIRPVKITRNYIKYPEGSVLIEMGETKVICNASVEDRVPPFKKGTGEGWVTAEYSMLPRATETRNQRDINKLRMNNRSVEIQRLIGRALRSVVDFKALGERTITLDCDVIQADGGTRTASITGSFVALADACYHLLQKEMIKEMPIKNFVSAISVGVVEGTPLLDLCYEEDSRAEVDMNIVMTDKGEYIEVQGTGEKYPFSYEMLNNLLELGNKGTRELIEKQKEALGEIANIIGGSNE comes from the coding sequence ATGGAAAGAGTTGACAAAAGAGAATACGGGATGATAAGACCTGTAAAAATTACACGTAATTATATTAAATATCCGGAAGGATCTGTACTTATAGAGATGGGAGAAACAAAGGTGATCTGTAATGCCAGCGTAGAAGACAGAGTTCCACCTTTTAAAAAAGGCACAGGAGAAGGTTGGGTTACTGCAGAATATTCGATGCTGCCAAGAGCAACTGAAACCAGAAATCAAAGAGATATTAATAAACTTAGAATGAACAACCGCTCTGTAGAAATTCAAAGATTGATCGGACGTGCTTTACGTTCTGTGGTAGATTTTAAAGCATTGGGTGAAAGGACAATTACACTGGATTGTGATGTCATCCAGGCGGATGGAGGAACGAGAACAGCCTCAATCACAGGAAGTTTTGTGGCTTTGGCAGATGCCTGTTATCATCTTTTACAAAAAGAAATGATTAAAGAGATGCCTATTAAAAATTTTGTTTCTGCCATTAGTGTAGGGGTTGTAGAAGGAACGCCTCTGCTAGATTTATGTTACGAAGAAGATAGTCGTGCAGAAGTAGACATGAATATAGTCATGACGGACAAAGGAGAATATATAGAGGTACAGGGAACAGGAGAAAAATATCCCTTTTCTTATGAAATGCTTAACAATTTGCTTGAATTAGGCAATAAAGGGACCAGAGAACTCATTGAAAAGCAAAAAGAAGCATTGGGTGAAATTGCTAATATTATCGGGGGAAGTAATGAATGA
- a CDS encoding ABC transporter permease, with product MLKYILKRLLMALGTLWVIATLTFFLMHALPNDPFTDPKLKPEVKQALRVKYGLDKSLSEQYIIYMKNIAKGDLGTSIKYPGRSVTDMIRQSFPKSFALGWRALIIAVVLGIFLGVLAALNHQKAMDYLSIIIAIIGVSIPSIILGPILAYFFGVQLGWFPVTVDKTQWSLILPSITLALSSLATISRLMRTTTLEVLGQDYISTAKSKGLSKYQTVWKHVLRNAIMPVITVLGPLFASLITGSIVVEKIFAVAGLGEYFVSTITEQDYPMIMGITIFYAALIILSILIVDIVYGFIDPRLRIAGKGGK from the coding sequence GTGCTAAAGTATATTTTAAAACGGCTTTTGATGGCATTGGGAACGCTCTGGGTCATAGCAACTCTGACATTTTTTTTAATGCATGCACTTCCTAATGATCCATTTACTGATCCAAAATTAAAGCCGGAAGTCAAACAAGCATTAAGAGTAAAATATGGTTTAGATAAGTCCCTTTCCGAACAATATATTATTTATATGAAAAATATTGCCAAAGGAGACCTGGGAACATCTATAAAATATCCAGGCCGTTCTGTAACGGATATGATCAGACAAAGTTTCCCAAAATCTTTTGCGTTGGGATGGAGAGCTTTGATTATTGCTGTGGTCCTTGGTATCTTTTTGGGAGTCCTTGCAGCGCTTAATCATCAAAAAGCAATGGATTATTTGTCCATTATTATTGCAATCATCGGAGTATCCATACCCTCAATTATTTTAGGACCTATATTGGCTTATTTTTTTGGCGTTCAGTTAGGATGGTTCCCTGTAACTGTAGATAAAACTCAATGGTCACTTATTTTACCGTCTATTACCCTGGCATTAAGTTCTTTGGCTACAATATCAAGATTAATGCGTACAACTACTCTTGAAGTACTTGGGCAGGATTACATCAGTACGGCAAAATCCAAAGGGCTTTCAAAATATCAAACGGTATGGAAACATGTGCTAAGAAATGCCATTATGCCCGTTATTACTGTATTAGGGCCGTTATTTGCATCCCTTATTACAGGATCAATCGTTGTTGAAAAGATTTTCGCTGTAGCCGGATTGGGTGAATATTTCGTTTCTACAATTACGGAGCAGGATTATCCTATGATCATGGGTATTACTATTTTCTATGCCGCATTGATTATCCTTTCTATTTTAATAGTAGACATCGTCTATGGTTTTATAGATCCTAGACTTAGAATCGCAGGGAAAGGAGGAAAATAG
- a CDS encoding XTP/dITP diphosphatase, which translates to MRRIIFATKNKGKILEINEIMKDLNIEVVSMEEAGINIDVVEDGTTFEENAIIKVKEIMKITDDIVMADDSGLEIDFLNKAPGVYSARFEGENTPYDIKNKKILDMLSGVPDEKRTARFVCVIAAGFPDGEIITTKGTVEGRIGYEIKGENGFGYDPIFYVPEYDMTTAQMPRDLKNKISHRGKALEQMKRELKKRLGELE; encoded by the coding sequence ATGAGAAGAATTATATTTGCAACAAAGAACAAAGGGAAAATTCTGGAAATCAATGAAATTATGAAGGATTTGAATATAGAAGTTGTATCTATGGAAGAAGCAGGCATAAATATTGACGTAGTAGAAGACGGAACTACTTTTGAAGAAAATGCCATTATTAAAGTGAAAGAGATCATGAAAATTACAGATGACATTGTTATGGCAGACGATTCAGGCCTTGAAATAGACTTTCTTAACAAAGCGCCGGGTGTTTATTCTGCTCGCTTTGAAGGAGAAAATACACCCTATGATATAAAAAATAAAAAGATTTTAGACATGTTATCAGGGGTTCCGGATGAGAAAAGAACGGCAAGGTTCGTATGTGTGATTGCAGCGGGATTTCCTGATGGAGAAATCATTACTACAAAAGGAACTGTAGAAGGACGAATAGGATATGAAATAAAAGGGGAAAATGGTTTTGGATATGATCCTATTTTCTATGTCCCGGAATATGATATGACAACAGCCCAGATGCCAAGAGATTTAAAAAATAAGATCAGTCACAGGGGAAAGGCATTGGAGCAAATGAAAAGGGAGCTAAAAAAGCGACTGGGGGAATTAGAATAA
- a CDS encoding GerMN domain-containing protein — MSESTYFFILLFMGLMFVSPAFSQQISSHQINIVKEKKVEELFAELLGDTSKEDKIIPEGTKLLSYSLEDHHLILDFSEEIKNYGGTLREQWIVSQILSTGFSMPEVNYITVLIEGQKDYFPEGTIIDAYKKEDWLEERMKNEWKELTKENTG, encoded by the coding sequence TTATTTTGCTCTTTATGGGGCTAATGTTTGTTTCACCGGCCTTTTCACAGCAAATTTCATCCCATCAGATTAATATTGTAAAGGAAAAAAAGGTGGAAGAATTATTTGCAGAACTTTTAGGGGATACTTCTAAAGAAGACAAAATTATTCCGGAAGGAACAAAGCTCCTTAGTTATTCACTTGAAGACCATCATTTAATTTTGGACTTCTCAGAAGAAATCAAAAACTATGGTGGAACTTTAAGAGAGCAGTGGATTGTATCCCAAATTTTATCCACAGGTTTTTCAATGCCAGAAGTAAATTATATTACAGTGCTTATTGAAGGACAAAAAGATTATTTTCCAGAGGGAACTATAATAGATGCGTACAAAAAAGAGGATTGGCTAGAAGAAAGGATGAAAAATGAATGGAAAGAGTTGACAAAAGAGAATACGGGATGA
- a CDS encoding ABC transporter permease — protein MTDMKLDKSDFTHVGKNLKAAGEIKRPSLSYWKDAYRRLKNNKVAMVSFYVLIILIIMSIVGPIISKSLYGHTYDKQNLAEQNQTPIMSNARSITLISNDVFKYGEYVPNYRKSKVKFKNVQLKSAGKLGFKIGNQADESWQGDKKEYQLVIDVENTDTWASIVDKLNAEGEKLLAQDPDFRGIKFDKKGSNLVVETKGEKWFNKTHWFGTDEFGRDLFTRLWEGGRISFFIAFISVFITAIFGIIYGGVSGYIGGKVDDLLMRVVEILMTVPDMLYTILLLTVMDPGIKPISIVLIVTGWMGTARIVRGEVMRLKHSEYVIAAKTLGADSKRIILKHLIPNTMGPIIVDMTMMIPKMIFAEAFLSFIGLGVPVPYASWGSLANQGAKIFRQFPHQLLVPAIAISLTMFAFNLLGDGLRDALDPRLRK, from the coding sequence ATGACTGATATGAAATTAGATAAGAGTGATTTTACTCATGTAGGCAAAAATTTAAAGGCTGCCGGAGAAATCAAAAGACCGAGTTTATCCTATTGGAAGGATGCATACAGAAGGCTGAAAAACAATAAAGTGGCAATGGTCTCATTTTACGTTTTAATAATTTTAATCATTATGTCAATTGTAGGACCGATTATTTCAAAATCTTTATACGGGCATACCTATGATAAGCAAAACCTGGCAGAGCAGAATCAAACACCTATTATGAGCAACGCCAGAAGTATTACGCTTATATCCAATGATGTTTTTAAATATGGAGAATATGTGCCTAATTATCGTAAAAGTAAAGTTAAGTTTAAAAATGTTCAGCTTAAATCTGCCGGTAAATTAGGCTTTAAAATTGGAAACCAGGCAGATGAATCCTGGCAGGGAGATAAAAAAGAATATCAACTCGTTATAGATGTTGAGAATACAGATACATGGGCGAGTATTGTAGACAAGCTCAATGCTGAAGGTGAAAAATTGCTTGCACAGGATCCTGATTTCAGAGGGATAAAATTTGATAAAAAAGGTTCCAATTTAGTTGTAGAAACTAAGGGAGAAAAATGGTTTAATAAAACCCATTGGTTTGGGACGGACGAATTTGGAAGAGATCTGTTTACTCGATTATGGGAAGGCGGACGTATTTCCTTCTTTATTGCATTTATATCAGTGTTCATAACAGCTATTTTTGGAATCATTTATGGGGGAGTATCAGGATATATTGGGGGCAAAGTCGATGATCTCCTTATGCGTGTTGTTGAAATATTAATGACGGTACCGGATATGCTTTACACCATTTTGCTGCTTACAGTAATGGATCCGGGAATTAAACCGATCAGTATCGTATTAATTGTAACAGGATGGATGGGAACAGCCCGTATTGTCCGTGGAGAAGTGATGAGGCTTAAGCATTCGGAATATGTAATCGCTGCAAAAACCTTGGGAGCCGATTCTAAAAGAATTATTTTAAAACATCTTATTCCAAATACCATGGGACCTATTATTGTGGATATGACCATGATGATTCCTAAAATGATTTTTGCAGAAGCATTTTTAAGCTTTATCGGTCTTGGAGTGCCTGTGCCTTATGCATCTTGGGGATCTTTGGCAAACCAGGGGGCAAAGATTTTCAGACAATTTCCGCACCAATTGCTGGTTCCAGCCATTGCGATCAGTTTAACTATGTTTGCTTTTAATTTATTAGGGGACGGACTTAGGGATGCCCTTGATCCAAGACTTAGAAAATAG
- a CDS encoding metallophosphoesterase family protein → MKLLIFSDTHHALYVAKSVIERIKDRMDMFIHLGDHDLDAVELSKEFPDIPVHYVAGNCDFGSSSPTEKIIRVGGKKILMIHGHKHNVKWGYDRISYYGEEKEVDVVLFGHTHIPLIEYSGRVLIFNPGSISQPRGTITPTFGILDIDRDGRIEPAIMTIGKDKEINRLKMV, encoded by the coding sequence ATGAAGCTTTTGATTTTCAGTGATACTCATCATGCTCTTTACGTTGCAAAAAGTGTTATCGAGAGAATTAAAGACAGAATGGACATGTTCATTCATTTGGGGGATCATGATTTGGATGCAGTAGAACTAAGCAAAGAGTTTCCTGATATTCCTGTTCATTATGTTGCAGGAAACTGTGATTTTGGTTCCTCCTCTCCAACGGAAAAGATTATCCGTGTCGGAGGCAAAAAAATATTAATGATTCATGGTCATAAGCATAATGTGAAATGGGGGTATGACAGAATAAGCTATTATGGAGAGGAAAAGGAAGTGGATGTAGTACTTTTCGGTCATACTCATATTCCTTTAATTGAATATAGCGGACGCGTTCTGATTTTCAATCCAGGAAGCATAAGCCAGCCCAGGGGGACTATAACCCCCACTTTTGGCATATTGGATATCGATCGTGATGGCAGAATAGAACCAGCTATAATGACCATTGGAAAAGACAAAGAGATCAACCGTTTAAAGATGGTCTGA
- a CDS encoding ABC transporter ATP-binding protein: MKNKEKEVLIKVRNLKKYFEVEKGVYLKAVDDISFDIYKGETLGLVGESGCGKSTTGRTLLNIYPATEGTIEFKGQDISKLKGKAAKDFTKSAQMIFQDPYASLNPRMLVSNIIGEGIDIHNLLKGQDRIDRIHELLELVGLNKEHANRFPHEFSGGQRQRIGIARALAVNPEFIVCDEPISALDVSIQAQVVNLLEELQQKMGLTYLFIAHDLSMVRYISDRVAVMYLGSIVELADSDELYENPIHPYTKALLSAIPIPDPEIQRKRERIVLQGDVPSPINPPKGCKFVDRCPMATEKCRAERPALQEVKPGHYVACHHWENNEKQN; encoded by the coding sequence ATGAAAAATAAAGAAAAGGAAGTCCTTATTAAAGTAAGAAATCTCAAGAAATATTTTGAAGTAGAAAAAGGCGTTTATCTTAAAGCAGTGGACGATATTTCTTTTGATATATATAAGGGTGAAACTCTTGGATTGGTTGGAGAATCAGGATGCGGTAAGTCCACGACAGGAAGAACTCTTCTTAATATTTATCCTGCCACAGAAGGAACCATAGAGTTTAAAGGACAAGATATTTCTAAGCTTAAAGGCAAAGCAGCAAAGGATTTTACAAAGAGTGCCCAAATGATTTTCCAGGATCCTTATGCTTCTTTAAATCCCAGAATGCTGGTTTCTAATATTATAGGAGAAGGTATTGATATTCATAACCTCTTAAAAGGGCAGGATAGGATCGATCGGATTCATGAGCTCCTTGAATTAGTAGGTTTAAATAAAGAGCACGCCAATCGATTTCCCCATGAATTTAGCGGAGGACAAAGGCAAAGAATAGGGATTGCAAGAGCTCTGGCAGTTAATCCTGAATTTATAGTATGTGATGAGCCGATTTCCGCATTGGATGTATCTATTCAGGCTCAGGTAGTAAACCTTTTGGAAGAGCTTCAGCAAAAGATGGGACTGACGTATCTTTTTATTGCACATGATCTGTCCATGGTAAGATATATTTCTGACAGGGTAGCGGTAATGTATTTAGGATCCATAGTAGAGTTAGCGGATAGTGATGAATTATATGAAAATCCAATTCATCCATACACTAAAGCACTTTTATCGGCTATTCCTATTCCAGACCCGGAGATTCAAAGAAAAAGAGAGAGAATTGTTTTACAAGGGGATGTTCCAAGCCCGATCAATCCTCCAAAAGGATGTAAATTTGTAGACAGATGTCCTATGGCAACAGAAAAATGCAGGGCTGAAAGACCTGCATTACAGGAAGTAAAACCGGGGCATTATGTTGCATGCCACCATTGGGAAAATAATGAGAAGCAGAATTAA
- a CDS encoding ABC transporter ATP-binding protein translates to MKKILEVKNLEVVFDTYAGEVQAVRDISFDLYEGETLAIVGESGSGKSVTAKSLMRLNPEPPVKYKGGQILFNGKDILNTSEKEMQKIRGSQIGMIFQDPMTSLNPTMTVGKQIMEGLKRHQKIDGATAKEKALEMLKLVQIPNPEQRFNEYPHQFSGGMRQRAMIAIALVCNPQILIADEPTTALDVTIQAQILDLMRDLQKKINTSIILITHDLGVVAHSAQRIIVMYGGKIVESGTTDEIFYHSKHPYTWGLLKSVPRLDLRKENGKLDSIEGTPPDLLAPPKGCPFADRCEHAMEICRKQMPPQFKTGENQYSACWLNHELAPKVENPTEIAKKSPAQGGVK, encoded by the coding sequence ATGAAAAAAATATTAGAGGTTAAGAACTTAGAAGTTGTGTTCGATACCTATGCCGGCGAAGTTCAGGCGGTAAGGGATATTTCTTTTGATCTTTATGAAGGAGAAACTTTAGCGATTGTAGGAGAGTCCGGTTCAGGAAAATCTGTTACAGCGAAATCCTTAATGCGACTTAATCCTGAACCTCCTGTAAAATATAAAGGTGGACAAATTCTGTTTAACGGCAAAGATATTCTAAATACCAGTGAAAAAGAAATGCAAAAAATCAGAGGTAGCCAGATAGGAATGATTTTTCAGGATCCTATGACTTCTTTAAATCCGACGATGACTGTGGGAAAACAGATCATGGAAGGATTAAAAAGACACCAAAAGATAGATGGGGCGACAGCAAAAGAAAAAGCCTTAGAAATGCTTAAGTTGGTGCAAATCCCTAATCCAGAACAAAGATTTAATGAATACCCTCATCAATTTTCAGGAGGTATGAGACAAAGGGCAATGATTGCTATTGCTCTGGTATGTAATCCTCAGATTTTGATTGCGGATGAGCCTACTACAGCTTTAGACGTAACGATACAAGCTCAAATATTGGACTTAATGAGGGATCTGCAGAAAAAGATTAACACATCTATCATATTGATTACCCATGATTTGGGAGTTGTAGCCCATTCAGCCCAAAGAATCATCGTTATGTACGGAGGAAAGATTGTAGAAAGTGGTACAACAGATGAAATCTTCTATCATTCCAAACATCCTTATACATGGGGATTGTTAAAATCCGTACCACGCCTGGATCTTAGAAAAGAAAACGGAAAATTGGATTCTATCGAAGGTACACCTCCGGATTTATTAGCACCGCCGAAAGGATGCCCTTTTGCAGATCGATGCGAGCATGCAATGGAGATTTGCAGAAAACAGATGCCTCCGCAGTTTAAAACAGGAGAGAACCAATACTCTGCATGCTGGCTGAATCATGAACTGGCACCGAAGGTAGAGAATCCGACTGAAATAGCTAAAAAGTCTCCGGCCCAGGGAGGTGTAAAATAA
- a CDS encoding CYTH domain-containing protein yields the protein MEIEKKYLVNELPENLEKFEKREIVQGYISIDPTIRLRKSNDEYFLTVKSKGHLKREELEFPLTREQFENLWTKVDSATIYKTRYNIPLEDRLIAELDIYHGDLEGLFTVEVEFKSEKDSEKFVPPHWFGKDVTHDSRYKNSNIAVYGVPKE from the coding sequence ATGGAAATTGAAAAAAAATACCTAGTTAATGAATTACCAGAAAATCTTGAAAAGTTTGAAAAAAGAGAGATTGTACAAGGATATATTTCAATTGATCCGACAATCAGGTTAAGAAAAAGTAATGATGAGTATTTCCTGACAGTTAAAAGCAAAGGACATCTTAAAAGAGAAGAGTTGGAATTTCCATTGACCAGGGAACAATTTGAAAATCTTTGGACTAAAGTAGATTCAGCTACTATTTATAAAACCCGATACAACATTCCCCTGGAAGATCGTCTCATTGCAGAATTGGATATTTACCACGGAGATCTCGAAGGACTATTTACTGTTGAAGTGGAATTTAAATCAGAAAAGGATTCAGAAAAGTTTGTTCCTCCCCATTGGTTTGGAAAAGATGTGACGCATGACAGCAGGTATAAAAACAGTAATATTGCTGTTTATGGAGTACCAAAAGAATAA